From Lolium perenne isolate Kyuss_39 chromosome 5, Kyuss_2.0, whole genome shotgun sequence, a single genomic window includes:
- the LOC139830963 gene encoding uncharacterized protein: MGEPNKDSSMDKMYELFSKFFEQQQLKAIPEVTKYALEPNPVRLSGPGNYISWARHAQLILSSHGCENLIVEEDEKQKSGDITAKQANDRVLVWMLGSMDPVVRQQVEIMPTVYEVWATLEKQFAGKSNKMQATRIMDELTHLNQGSKSVTEFAGEVKRLYRDLHYYHPFQPVDKKDMAVHHKWFESLVAKLFLDGLNEELNLRRQLIFSQPEWPSLDDIISSVIEEETRLAQRKEENLNYKEERAALSMQSRRGPRSFNKIDKSRLFCDHCRKNGHTKEMCFELHGYPSWWDKGKPRTGGVQIENKKQASHIASLQQRPVVDVRALEEFSSRLRLSEGSSSSQGSSKPDSCLAATSHQGSRNRETVGDWDRA, from the exons ATGGGAGAACCAAACAAGGACTCGAGTATGGATAAGATGTATGAACTTTTTAGCAAGTTCTTTGAACAGCAACAGCTGAAAGCAATCCCTGAGGTGACCAAGTATGCCCTTGAACCCAATCCTGTGCGATTGTCAGGTCCAGGGAACTACATTAGCTGGGCAAGGCATGCTCAGCTCATTTTGAGCTCTCACGGATGTGAGAATCTGATTGTTGAAGAGGATGAGAAGCAAAAGAGTGGTGATATTACTGCAAAACAGGCTAATGATAGAGTTCTAGTGTGGATGCTAGGAAGTATGGACCCCGTTGTGCGACAGCAAGTGGAGATTATGCCAACTGTGTATGAAGTTTGGGCAACACTAGAGAAACAATTTGCTGGCAAGTCGAATAAGATGCAGGCTACACGAATTATGGATGAGTTGACTCATCTAAATCAAGGGTCCAAGTCTGTTACTGAATTTGCAGGCGAGGTCAAAAGATTGTACAGGGATCTTCACTATTATCATCCGTTCCAACCTGTTGATAAGAAAGATATGGCTGTTCACCATAAGTGGTTTGAGTCACTTGTAGCCAAACTTTTCTTGGATGGGTTAAACGAGGAACTGAATCTTCGGAGACAACTCATATTTTCACAACCAGAATGGCCAAGTCTTGATGACATTATATCTAGTGTGATTGAAGAAGAGACACGCTTGGCTCAACGCAAGGAGGAAAATCTAAACTACAAAGAAGAAAGAGCGGCCCTGTCAATGCAGTCACGGCGTGGTCCAAGGTCCTTCAACAAGATTGACAAGAGCAGATTGTTCTGTGATCATTGCAGGAAAAATGGACACACAAAAGAAATGTGTTTTGAGCTGCATGGTTATCCATCTTGGTGGGACAAGGGAAAGCCACGGACAGGGGGAGTTCAGATAGAAAACAAGAAGCAAGCCAGTCATATTGCATCTCTACAGCAGCGACCCGTGGTAGATGTTCGAGCTCTTGAGGAGTTCAGTTCCAGGCTTCGCCTCTCagaaggatcttcttcctcccagGGTTCCTCTAAACCAGATTCTTGCCTCGCCGCCACCTCTCATCAAG GATCTAGGAACAGGGAGACTGTTGGGGACTGGGACCGAGCATGA
- the LOC127303233 gene encoding uncharacterized protein — protein MFVGSDDSGSSDLMSYYYIGCDNRHELGSDALVFWRNRRLLHRLLGSRGHHLFRNDPRFLRMWRRYLSFIIGQINSNISSKRMRLSAAQASSLPAPALRIAPSPVPPIRRRPPPPSASCSQSSTPPTSTPTPCSTAPPPSTPPTSTPGTAPPSSSPSSAPSSPTAAGGSTTPSSPPSSSTSPAWCCSPCPRGSRRCGRRRARGSRAHRPPGSSSPLLRGAVPDLHRHGGVKSALLPFAAEQYDVDGGPEQAPRKQSFFTWFFGAINLGIFVTGTLVSWLQQNVSWALGFGVSALCLLLAAIGFLPGTPWYRIQRPVGHSRAYSSIAPPPTVAVARCSHSPVEMRPRTTTWVTGGGTRLPGIVNDKGGA, from the exons ATGTTTGTCGGGTCTGACGACTCGGGGTCGTCGGATCTGATGTCCTACTACTACATCGGCTGCGACAACAGGCACGAGCTGGGCTCAGACGCCCTTGTCTTCTGGCGGAACCGACGCCTCCTTCACCGGCTCCTCGGCTCCCGTGGTCATCATCTTTTCAGAAATGACCCTCGGTTTCTTCGAATGTGGAGGAGGTATCTCTCCTTCATCATTGGTCAAATAAATTCGAACATATCATCAAAACGGATGAGGCTATCGG cCGCACAAGCCTCATCTCTCCCAGCCCCGGCCCTCCGCATCGCTCCCAGCCCCGTCCCTCCGattcgccgccggccgccgcctccctctGCTTCGTGCTCACAGTCTTCAACGCCACCCACGTCGACACCTACGCCGTGCTCCACGGCACCACCGCCTTCAACGCCGCCCACGTCGACACCTGGAACGGCACCACCTTCATCGTCCCCGTCATCGGCGCCTTCCTCGCCGACAGCTGCTGGGGGAAGTACAACACCATCGTCGCCTCCCTCCTCTTCTACCTCGCC GGCCTGGTGCTGCTCGCCCTGTCCGCGGGGATCTCGCCGCTGCGGCCGGCGTCGTGCGAGGGGATCTCGTGCCCACAGGCCACCGGGAAGCAGTTCTCCTCTTCTTCGCGGCGCTGTACCTGACCTCCATCGGCACGGGGGTGTCAAGTCGGCGCTGCTCCCTTTCGCGGCGGAGCAGTACGACGTGGACGGCGGCCCGGAGCAGGCGCCGAGGAAGCAGTCCTTCTTCACCTGGTTCTTCGGCGCCATCAACCTCGGCATCTTCGTCACCGGGACGCTCGTGTCCTGGCTGCAGCAGAACGTGTCATGGGCGCTCGGCTTCGGGGTCTCCGCCCTCTGCCTGCTCCTGGCGGCGATTGGCTTCCTGCCCGGCACGCCCTGGTACAGGATTCAGCGGCCCGTCGGCCACAGTCGCGCCTACTCCTCCATCGCCCCTCCGCCGACCGTTGCCGTTGCCAGGTGCTCACACTCGCCGGTAGAGATGCGTCCCAGAACGACGACGTGGGTCACCGGCGGGGGTACCCGACTACCCGGCATCGTCAATGACAAAGGTGGGGCTTGA